A stretch of DNA from Trichomycterus rosablanca isolate fTriRos1 chromosome 1, fTriRos1.hap1, whole genome shotgun sequence:
CATTGTAACTTGTGTCTATTAACCTAGAGTAAACTAAAGTGGAAGTGCCAGATaaagcattatttattattcattgtaGGTACAATGCAGGCCAGAGCAATTTGTTCTCAGTCCTCATAAACCAGCTTGCTTCTGGTCAGCTGTCGACCAACTTCCTTTTCATCCTCAATGGAAAACCAATCTCATCCATCTTCTCCCTCTCATGTTCCAGGGTAAGAGGGGTCAAAGCCTCGCAGGGCTCATCAACCATCCTCCAGAACGATTCCACCTGCTTTCACTGACCTTGCCATCGGCAGACTTCAGTCTGTCCCCAATGAGGTGGGATTACAGTTAAAATTAGCACAGATAGGTGATGAGGAGAAAGGCTGGAACCACTCTGCCATTCTTTCCGTCCTTGTGTTCAAGCAGTGACCTTGAGCTTTAGCAGTGCAAGGAGAAGGGCTTAAGTAACATGCTCCTGTTGAACCGGCAATATTGTGTGTAGCAGCAACACTATCCTTCTAAACTCCTTTAAATTTTGCTGAAGCATCTGTTTAGGGACAGTTTGTACTGCTACCATGTTGTATTTGGCACTTTCACTCTATTGTCCTTCACACCTCTGGGAAAAAGAGTGCATTTATGCTAAATGTCTATTTGTCCAATGTTGTgtcttgtgggaatttgtgcccattcagtcaaaagatgattTGCATTCTTTTGTGCAGGACAATTAGTTTCAAGTGTGTTTACTGGGGTTGAGGTGGGGGTGAGGTaaattgcacatttttatttttataattaaatgtataCACATCCTATCAATTAGtgttgctgaaataatcattagaaagggtgtccacattcttCTACATAatgtatgtacacattacacaaaataAGGCTTTATTAAGTTTTTAGAAGGTAAACCCCCCACAAATAGTTCATACGCCCATCACAACAAGAAGCTAAACTAAGTtttacgtaaacacatacagcaCACATTGTTTATGCATTCTGCTGGTTGAAAAGAGTTTGTACTAGTGTGCATATCCACTCTGGCTGCTGGCATGAGGTTTAAAGAAGTCCAAGAGCTATTTTGACATtcattaacattaaaaataaatgatatgactTTTGGAAACCAAATCATGGTTAAATCCTTAATTATGAATGTAGGCTATTTTAAGGAACACTGCAACTCAGACTCATGCTAAAAGGCATCAGGATTTGTGTGTCGTTATGGACGCCCCACTGAAATGCAGGTCTCTACTTTAACAACCTATCTGCTAATTTGCTACTCTTGACAAATGTGATACTGATTTATATGGACTGATTTCATCCAGCAATAATCCACAATGTCACTGTTGGTTAGCAAGTAAACTGTAAAGCTGTAGGTTTCACTCCTTATAATTATCTTTTGCATTTACATAAAAATTAAAGCTTTtgattgttaaaaaataaagcaatcTTAAAATATAACTTTGGAGATCCTTAAAGAGATccttaaaaaatcctaaaatAATCTGAAAGGTGATTAAAAACATTGATAATTATTACTGTAGAATATGTAGGTGTAGAATGTAGTAGGTAGGTAATGGCATCCATTGTTGTGCTCTATTgtgttttaaaaagaaatttGTATTATCACAACTTTGTTTTCACAATGCAGAATTTAGAttgataattataaataaatctaatatagtacataatataatataatataatataataatatctgtctgaatttatttaacttaaCACAACTGTTCCACACACTTTAAGTCTTATAATAACTGGCTAGTTATTGAACATCAGCAATCTTTCTAATATTATTATACAtcattaatttgtttttgaataatTTTGTAGTTCgtttatattgtatttagtGGAACGTATTGGCAGCCTGTATTGATTTTGGTAAAAACCTGACATAACATTACACTACTGCTTGCTTAAAATCTGAGAAAACAGAAAATTGGTGAGCACACGATGGTAAACTGTGGGAGTAAATGACAAATCGGTAAGTATAGTTTCATGGATACAGATTTTCATAATGTAGGTCTGTAACTTAATGCACTTGGTTGTATTTTGCACGTAGTTGTACATAATATAACTGGATGTCTTTGTTCTTGTCCTGATAATTATCTTTCTCTTTTTTACACAGTGGGTGGCATTTGCATCTTTGTTCTTCATTCTGGTGTCCATCACTACATTTTGTCTGGAGACTCATGAAGCCTTCAACCCTATAGTTAACCATACTGAGATTGAAATTGTGGATAATGAAACCCTGGTGCATTTTTACCTCAAGACTGAGACCATGGTACAGCTTACCTACATAGAAGGAGTATGTGTCATCTGGTTCACCTTTGAGTTCTTAATACGAATAACCTTCTGTCCTGACAAAAtcaaattcattaaaaatgcCCTCAACATTATTGATTTTGTGGCCATTTTACCCTTCTACTTGGAAGTGGGTCTTAGTGGCCTGTCCTCTAAAGCTGCAAAAGATGTCCTAGGGTTCCTGCGTGTTGTCCGCTTCGTCCGGATTCTGCGTATCTTTAAGCTGACACGGCACTTTGTGGGTCTGCGGGTACTGGGGCACACACTGCGAGCCAGCACCAACGAATTCATCCTTCTAATCATCTTCCTTGCTCTTGGAGTTCTTATCTTTGCCACCATGATTTACTATGCGGAACGTATTGGAGCCAACCCTAATGATCCCCGTGCAAGCgatcacacacattttaagaacatTCCCATTGGTTTTTGGTGGGCTGTGGTCACGATGACAACACTTGGCTATGGTGACATGTATCCTTCTACAACATCAGGTATGTTGGTTGGGGCACTTTGTGCTCTGTCTGGTGTGCTGACCATTGCCATGCCTGTGCCTGTGATTGTCAACAACTTTGGCATGTATTACTCTTTGGCAATGGCTAAACAGAAACTTcctaaaaaaaagaacaagcaTATCCCACGAGCACCTCAGCTGGGGTCCCCCAACTACTGTAAGTCGGTCATTAACTCGCCAAGACCCAGCACACACAGTGATTCCTGTCCACTGGCCCAGGAAGAAGTCTCTGAGATAAGATACCAAGGTAGGACATTCAAAAGAAATGGGTGATTTTATTAACAGTTTCTGTTATCATCaattctgtaatcattacaattacaattaattacaatttgaataacaattaaaaaacaataaatgttgAAATGCTTACATTCCATTATAACAATATCACAATCATTGTGAATTAAAATGTCTACTaacggcgctcaggtggcacagcggtaaaacacgctagcacaccagagctgacatttcgaactcgttggttcgaaactcagctttgccatccagcaggctgagcgcctacatgaacaacgattggctgttgttcatacaggatggGAGCCGGATacggacctcataactgaggcaattacgacctctgctggcagattgatagtgcctgcacagagacgaggaataatgcattgatcagggtgtgtccacatatgaactcgcctcgtgagTTGAAAAGATgctgtcggctactgcacacatgtcggagggggcgtgtgtcagtctcgctgtcctcaatcagggcggcatcagtagagagaaagcataatgcaattgggtgactggatgcgctaaaaagttgggagaaaaatttgagaaaatgcataaacaaaaaatatataaacaaacaaaaagaaatgtCTACTAACTTGTCATATGCTTAAGGTTAATACACAGATAATTAACTAGGTGGGAGTGAAATCACAGTAGGGTACAGTGTCATTTATCTGAAGAAAATGTAGAATCAATCATAGATATGGTATTTACATGAAACTGGTAAGCTTAGCATACAtcattaagaataaataaatacagccaATACAACCAATTAAAATGTTCAATATGAGCAAAACAGcttgaatgtattttttttattgctgaaTATATGGTTAATGTAGAAACTTATTGATCTGAGCATGGTAAAATCTTAATATGACACCAAAATCTATAAAGAAATTTCCTTAACTGGATGCACTTGatatttaaatgattgtttttagtgttttcaatgactaatctaattgtattttacatataaatataaaaaaaaccagaATGTGACACCTGCAACACACTACAAATAGTTGGAAGAGTGCTAAAATAAAACTAAGATTATACAAGTAAGTTATACAAGTATTCTGGAAGGTTCCACAATTGAGCAAAAATTTAGTATAAAAGGATCATCCACGGgcagcactgtggctcggtgggtagcactgtcgcttcacagcaagaaggtcctgggtttgatccccaggtagggtggtccgggtcctttctgtgtggagtttgcatgttctccccgtgtctgtgtgggtttccacggtttcctcccacagtccaaaaacatgcagtcaggttaattggagacactgaattgccctataggtgaatgggtgtgtatgtgtgtctgccctggactggcgccccatccagggtgttactgtgtgccttgcgcccattgaaaagctgggataggctccagcaccccccctgcAATCCTATGTGGGTTCTCTGGAGCTAAAGTCATCTGAGAAGGACCAAAAGATTGTGGAAATATGTTCTGTGATCAGACGAGtgtatgtttgagcttgttTTTGGGCCAAACAGACATCAGATTCTATAtgcttataatagtaataataataataataataataggttgCATTTATATAGCACAGACTTGTAATGAATTCCATAGCTTGGGTACCATAATGGTGAATGATCTGCCACCAACAGACAAAagcttttttgaatgtgttgcaggcatcaatttctaactgtgtttatatttaacaaatagaaTTGAAGTTATCattgaaaacactaaaaactgattattttctttttgtctgttaaataaaggttcaagtgaATGAACAAATTgcagatttcagtttttattgcattttaagaaagtgtcccaacttttctaaaaACAGGGTTTGAAAGTTACAGTCCAACATACACCATATACAATTTACTGAAgataaatgtaatgatttagCAAGGTACAATTGTAAACATACACCTTGTAGTTGTGTTAATGTAGCCTGTACACTGTAATGGAGATACTGGCATTACATGTGGTAACCCTTCACTGTCTGTAATGTCTGTCCTTGTTTGTACCTTTAGATTTTAAGGTGAATGGGGAGGCATCCAAAGCTGCCCTGGCCAATGAGGACTGTCCACATATTGACCAAGCTGTGTCACCGGAGGAGGTTTTCAGCCCTGTGGACCGTGAGAGACCCTGCTTCCTACTAACTTCAGCAGAACGGGGCAATCACCTAGGGGCGAGAGTCCGGAAGGGTATGTAACCGGTCACTGTTAATCAACATTAGATTAGCAGGTGCATGCCAGGTgtttaatgtaaaattaaacaGCTGTCTGTCAGGGTGGTTTTTACACTGCAGGGAGACCAATAAGCAGGTTCTTTACCATTGCAGTCAGGGATTCCGCCCTGTAGAACCTTGCTTAGGGTTGTCAATATCAGAtttactaaaaataacacatcctATCGGTCCTATTTAtggttttaataaatgtaagtgTCACTCTTACAATTTAGGGTTATGACTTACTTAAACCCAAGGGTTAACGTTTCAAATAATTGACCCTAGTTTAACCTAAATAcaccatatggacaaaagtattgggacaagcCTTCTAATTACAGAATtcacatgtttcagccacaacagttgctaactgtaaaaatcaattatataaaggaaaatatatgcttccaactttgcagcaacagtttagggaaggctgttTCCTGTTTccacatgactgtgtccctgtacacaaagcaaagtctataaagacaaagaaactccagcagcctgcacagagctctgacctcagccccactgaacagttcTGAATTGAACTGGAGCATCggttgaggctttcttggccAACATccaagccatacaaatgctctttttactcaatgggcacaaataGACATATATCAAAGTTgtgtgaaaagcctttccagaaaagtGGCTGTTTTATAGtggaaaagatcacatagaggtcactctattttaatactatttaataGCATTAttgaaattggatgtccaacaagctgtgaggtgtccaaatacttttggctatatagtgtaagtAGACATGCCAGGGTGGTCATGTGGTGCAGTGGCCTAATGCCTTATTTCACCACTGTGGAGTGATCATACTCTGAGATTCTTACAAGTGCTGGTGACCTGGTCAAGCATCCAACAAACACATCTGGCCATGTCTAAAGTAAGGAAGATCCCCAGAACTGGTGGAGGCGCCAGTGTAAGTAGTTTGGGAACCCGCcactggctggtgaaaagaagtttCTGCCAACTGTACATGTACAAGGAACCTTGCAAGTCAGCAGCTCTACTCAACCAGAACAGGGGTGGCCCAAGTGGCAGTGGAACTACAATAGGAAATTagaaatgactagattagggggagaGGGTtggaaaataaaactaaaaaagacACGCAAATCACCAATGTTATGCCACTAAGGGAAGTTCCTGCTTGATAAATAGTCATGCATGCAGATTCACTAACGCAGGTGATATTGATGACAGTGACCCTGAGAATTCCAGCATGGTTATATAAAGCATGTGGTCACATGATAAGAACTCAGCCAGCCAGAGACTCCTAGACacatttgttttaatgttaatacATTTTGATCATCCAGACATACTGGATCATGTGTTTTATTAGTGTGAACAGATCTTTGTCCTAAAACATCGTGTAAGATAAGGTAGAGCTCATAAGATACTACACTACCCAAAATCCCACACTGAAGATCCCATAATTAGGGATGTAGCTGGTACCATGAAACTGAACAGTGACTTTGTTCATTTTTCAAAATACCTCAATTCTACTGTACAAGGTTCATTTAGTTATAAAGCAGTTTATAGTCACATTATATAAACACACTACTTACTAATTGTATAGTGGTTACATAAAGCTCTTTGTTGTAGGGAAACTAGTTCAACATGATGGTATTTGAAGTCTTTATGTCAAAGAATATAATAGAAATATAACTGGAAAAATGTCTGTCTTTTACCCAAGATTGTTTGGCACCACTGTATAGGTTGTTAAATAGCTCATAATCTGTACTAGTGTAACAGAGCAGGTCACACCTCCGAGTCTCACACCtgctaaaatgaaaaaaaaaggtaTTTCACCAAGGTTGAAAAATACGTTGGCTAAATGAAAAAGGaataattacaaaaaatcaTTGTggcaaaaaaatgtaaacaaagttacTAGTGTAAAGTAATTAGTGAT
This window harbors:
- the kcnc1b gene encoding potassium voltage-gated channel subfamily C member 1b — translated: MGHHGDEKDRIVINVGGIKHQTYRGTLRTLPGTRLSWLAEPDAASHFDYDAAANEFFFDRHPGVFAHILNYYRTGKLHCPADVCGPLYEEELAFWGIDETDVEPCCWMAYRQHREAEEALVSFGGATLLDSAAHDEPEGETGAHEAPAEGDEGADMTRRLALEDSPETRSSRWSRWQRKMWALFEDPYSSKYARWVAFASLFFILVSITTFCLETHEAFNPIVNHTEIEIVDNETLVHFYLKTETMVQLTYIEGVCVIWFTFEFLIRITFCPDKIKFIKNALNIIDFVAILPFYLEVGLSGLSSKAAKDVLGFLRVVRFVRILRIFKLTRHFVGLRVLGHTLRASTNEFILLIIFLALGVLIFATMIYYAERIGANPNDPRASDHTHFKNIPIGFWWAVVTMTTLGYGDMYPSTTSGMLVGALCALSGVLTIAMPVPVIVNNFGMYYSLAMAKQKLPKKKNKHIPRAPQLGSPNYCKSVINSPRPSTHSDSCPLAQEEVSEIRYQDFKVNGEASKAALANEDCPHIDQAVSPEEVFSPVDRERPCFLLTSAERGNHLGARVRKGYEKPWSHSSMSGGVASVSALPCSPPCLMQQAHSPIPSIL